The following coding sequences lie in one Candidatus Nitrospira allomarina genomic window:
- a CDS encoding alkaline phosphatase yields MSTIQIRPQQHRRGKFLPCFILAWSVVWLPLFGGTASMAAAAQAEHIILVVLEGIKSSSIQDGTTPNLAQLAKDGAVTWSAQSITPPLTVPAMASLLTGLQVEKHRVTAAWETYDFARSFMRSPTVFDYMDLAGGKDTGVFLMDERLYQLVRPEIYVDSQVCGYTKPQCTPERASAYIKDFLKKVTSEKGYGFRLFGVPNLLLVHLPTAVKVGQKYGWDSEKYSAALLSIDTAVEQIIQTYEELGVLDKTMVIITGLNSGPLSPPTGGGKTVSTSLTSPELDATIPWIAWGANIKRNHPITQSVSLLDTGATIMYALGLETHTEWDSHAIGDIFQAVPERRTTDNEPQTKQ; encoded by the coding sequence ATGAGTACTATCCAAATACGTCCTCAACAACATCGTCGTGGTAAATTCCTGCCGTGTTTTATCCTAGCATGGAGTGTGGTCTGGCTTCCTCTATTCGGAGGGACAGCCTCGATGGCTGCCGCCGCACAAGCCGAACACATTATTCTGGTTGTGTTGGAGGGGATCAAATCATCATCCATCCAAGACGGCACTACTCCAAACCTGGCTCAGTTAGCCAAGGATGGAGCTGTGACCTGGTCCGCTCAATCCATTACCCCTCCCCTCACCGTGCCGGCGATGGCGTCTCTGCTCACCGGCCTTCAAGTCGAGAAGCATCGGGTGACTGCCGCATGGGAAACGTACGATTTTGCACGTTCATTTATGCGCTCACCTACGGTATTTGACTACATGGATCTGGCTGGAGGAAAAGACACGGGCGTCTTTCTTATGGATGAACGACTCTATCAATTAGTTCGCCCGGAAATTTACGTCGACTCCCAAGTTTGTGGCTACACCAAACCCCAATGCACGCCCGAAAGAGCGTCGGCATACATCAAAGATTTTTTAAAAAAAGTTACTAGTGAGAAAGGCTATGGCTTCCGGCTTTTTGGAGTGCCAAACCTCTTATTAGTACATCTGCCTACGGCGGTGAAGGTCGGGCAGAAATACGGATGGGATTCCGAAAAATATTCCGCTGCCTTACTATCCATTGATACCGCCGTGGAACAAATCATCCAAACGTATGAAGAACTTGGAGTCTTGGACAAAACCATGGTGATCATTACTGGCCTGAATAGCGGACCTCTGTCACCCCCTACAGGGGGAGGCAAAACAGTCTCGACCAGCCTTACGTCTCCTGAGTTAGATGCCACTATTCCCTGGATTGCCTGGGGCGCAAATATTAAAAGGAACCATCCCATCACTCAATCCGTTTCTTTATTAGATACCGGAGCGACTATCATGTATGCTCTGGGGCTTGAAACGCATACTGAATGGGACAGCCACGCGATTGGTGATATTTTTCAAGCTGTTCCAGAAAGACGGACCACTGACAATGAACCACAAACAAAACAGTAA
- a CDS encoding HEAT repeat domain-containing protein, translating into MPNTVQDWIDALEDADDATREEAAKALAEKGDPKTLEPLLNALEDDYWSVRTYVGWALAKIGGEKAIEGLITLFNDNMMEVQAEAVKAMASMGKCVIPQLLTCLKDKRWRIREQAAKTLGELRDPQAVPGLNLVCRDRDGAVKSAAAEALGKIGDPKAIPTLIKLFKDTSKIVRETAGTALMYIGKESVDALLESLKDPHFVVRCHAVRALGGMTTDYQMGRVWVREARVVDALIDMVKDPDRAVREDATIALGNIGDARAVDTLMEAMKDGTVKRHAIASLGMIGDPRAYPPVLDALKGKGIHQEGKPTPGCIISEDLLIKEAAATALGHFRHPKVIPDLVLLLKDLVLRDYAANSLVLIGDAAIEPLVWFLHDPDLSKVQQESERVLAFATTRMTAGGALKKTVLDTLDKLGWKPTEGLSKETREIEYTDTTNVLGEGGEGRFGKSGDFAIPAKPPKIER; encoded by the coding sequence ATGCCGAATACTGTGCAAGACTGGATTGATGCCCTCGAAGACGCCGATGATGCCACTCGCGAAGAGGCCGCCAAGGCCCTTGCTGAAAAGGGTGATCCGAAAACATTAGAACCCCTTCTGAACGCTCTTGAAGACGACTATTGGTCGGTTCGAACTTATGTCGGTTGGGCATTAGCCAAAATTGGCGGAGAAAAGGCCATTGAAGGTCTCATTACGCTTTTCAATGACAATATGATGGAAGTGCAAGCTGAAGCAGTAAAGGCCATGGCATCCATGGGAAAATGCGTCATCCCGCAATTACTGACTTGCTTGAAAGACAAGCGGTGGCGGATTCGAGAACAAGCCGCTAAAACGTTAGGTGAATTGCGTGACCCGCAGGCCGTACCAGGGCTGAACCTGGTGTGTCGCGACCGAGATGGTGCAGTCAAGAGTGCCGCAGCCGAAGCCTTAGGAAAAATTGGAGACCCAAAGGCCATTCCAACTCTGATCAAATTATTTAAAGATACATCCAAGATCGTGCGGGAGACTGCCGGAACCGCATTGATGTACATTGGGAAAGAATCCGTCGATGCTCTATTGGAGTCCCTCAAGGATCCTCATTTCGTTGTGCGCTGTCACGCGGTTCGGGCGCTAGGCGGCATGACGACCGACTATCAAATGGGGCGTGTGTGGGTTCGTGAAGCCCGTGTCGTCGATGCCCTGATCGACATGGTAAAAGACCCGGATCGAGCGGTTCGCGAAGATGCCACGATTGCTCTGGGCAATATAGGCGATGCCCGTGCAGTAGATACCCTCATGGAAGCCATGAAAGACGGCACAGTGAAACGCCATGCAATTGCTTCCCTCGGCATGATCGGAGATCCTCGCGCCTATCCTCCTGTCCTTGACGCGTTAAAGGGTAAGGGCATACATCAAGAGGGGAAGCCAACCCCTGGCTGCATTATTAGCGAAGACCTCCTAATTAAAGAAGCGGCTGCTACAGCCCTTGGTCATTTCCGTCATCCCAAAGTCATTCCGGATTTAGTGCTGTTACTCAAAGACCTGGTCCTTCGTGATTATGCCGCCAATTCCTTGGTGTTGATTGGAGACGCAGCGATTGAGCCACTCGTATGGTTCCTCCATGACCCGGATTTATCTAAAGTCCAACAAGAAAGCGAGCGGGTTTTGGCTTTTGCGACCACTCGAATGACCGCAGGTGGTGCCCTTAAAAAAACAGTCTTAGACACCCTTGATAAGCTCGGGTGGAAACCAACTGAAGGCCTCAGCAAAGAGACCAGAGAAATTGAATATACCGACACCACCAATGTGTTAGGTGAGGGAGGAGAAGGCCGCTTTGGCAAAAGTGGTGACTTCGCTATCCCGGCCAAACCACCAAAAATCGAAAGGTAA
- a CDS encoding glycine/sarcosine N-methyltransferase, with translation MIQKATMPGSKQMYGDNPIAQRKTDLYKQEYVHSFVQKWDALIDWEARASSEGDFFIRILKERGVKRVLDVATGTGFHSIRLLRAGFEVTSADGSPEMLAQAFENARRAGFIMRTIHADWRWLSRDIHNKYDAVICLGNSLTHLFSEQDRRKALAEFYTALKHDGVLILDQRNYDGILDEGFTSKHVYYYCGDNVSAEPEHVDEGLARFKYTFPDGEAFHLNMYPLRKEYTRRLMNEVGFQQVKTYADFQETHKVEDPDFYVHVAEKLYKNEERPTTIMGKFGNLNYSTTVDTARDYYNSSDADRFYATIWGGEDIHIGLYASDKDSIFDASRRTVEKMADSVKDLDATKRVLDIGSGYGGSARHLVRQYGCQVGCLNLSEVQNKRNRALNQKENISLAINVIDGNFESIPMPDGSVDVVWSQDAILHSGNREKVFQEVHRVLATGGQFIFTDPMKSATCPPDVLQPILDRIHLNSLGSFEYYRQLAAKLGFQEIGIEDLSENLAAHYGRVLQELTKQHHALIQVCTEEYLASMKVGLQHWVQAGKSGHLSWGILHFQRD, from the coding sequence ATGATTCAGAAAGCGACGATGCCCGGTAGCAAGCAAATGTATGGGGATAATCCCATAGCTCAACGAAAAACAGATTTATACAAACAGGAGTATGTTCATAGTTTTGTGCAAAAATGGGACGCGTTGATTGATTGGGAGGCCAGGGCCTCGAGTGAAGGAGACTTTTTTATCCGGATTTTGAAGGAACGGGGCGTCAAGCGCGTATTAGATGTCGCGACGGGAACGGGGTTTCATTCTATTCGGCTCTTGCGTGCCGGGTTCGAAGTTACGAGTGCGGACGGCAGTCCTGAAATGTTAGCGCAGGCATTTGAAAATGCACGACGAGCCGGGTTTATCATGCGAACTATTCATGCTGATTGGCGCTGGTTAAGCCGGGATATCCACAATAAATACGATGCGGTGATTTGCCTGGGGAACTCTCTGACTCATCTCTTTTCCGAACAGGATCGGAGAAAAGCCTTGGCTGAATTTTACACCGCCCTGAAGCACGATGGAGTGCTGATTCTGGATCAAAGGAATTACGATGGCATTTTAGATGAGGGGTTTACGTCGAAGCATGTATATTACTATTGCGGAGACAATGTCAGTGCGGAGCCGGAGCACGTTGATGAAGGACTCGCAAGGTTCAAGTATACGTTTCCCGATGGAGAAGCCTTTCATTTGAATATGTATCCGCTACGGAAGGAATATACACGTCGGCTCATGAATGAGGTTGGTTTTCAGCAGGTAAAAACTTATGCGGACTTTCAAGAAACGCATAAAGTTGAGGACCCTGATTTTTATGTTCATGTGGCGGAGAAACTCTATAAAAATGAGGAACGTCCGACCACGATCATGGGCAAATTTGGAAATCTGAATTATTCCACCACGGTGGATACGGCTCGAGACTATTACAACAGTTCGGATGCCGACCGGTTTTATGCCACGATCTGGGGTGGAGAAGATATCCACATTGGATTGTATGCATCCGACAAGGATTCGATTTTCGATGCCAGCCGACGAACCGTGGAGAAAATGGCGGATTCTGTCAAGGACCTTGATGCCACGAAACGTGTGCTGGATATTGGGTCAGGTTACGGAGGCTCAGCGCGTCATCTCGTGAGACAATACGGATGCCAGGTTGGATGCCTGAATTTGAGTGAAGTCCAAAATAAACGGAATCGGGCACTGAATCAGAAAGAGAATATTAGTTTAGCGATTAATGTCATTGACGGGAATTTCGAGTCGATTCCCATGCCGGATGGGAGCGTTGATGTGGTGTGGTCGCAGGATGCCATATTACATAGCGGAAATCGGGAAAAGGTGTTTCAAGAGGTTCATCGGGTGTTGGCCACGGGAGGACAATTTATTTTTACCGATCCGATGAAGAGTGCGACTTGTCCCCCGGATGTGCTGCAACCGATTTTAGATCGTATCCATTTGAATTCGCTGGGGTCGTTTGAATATTATCGGCAGCTGGCCGCTAAATTAGGGTTTCAAGAAATTGGGATTGAGGATCTTTCTGAAAATCTTGCCGCGCATTATGGACGAGTACTTCAGGAATTAACGAAACAACACCATGCGCTTATTCAGGTTTGTACGGAAGAATATCTGGCTTCTATGAAGGTGGGACTTCAGCATTGGGTTCAGGCTGGGAAGAGTGGCCACCTGAGCTGGGGAATTTTGCACTTTCAGCGAGACTAA
- a CDS encoding glycine betaine uptake BCCT transporter, with protein MKSTTLVFNISCAMAFLFLLWGAMAPKHLAKITGTFQTALLDSFGWLYVLAATGFLVCAFCLIFSRWGDIPLGPDGAKAEFPLHTWFAMLFCAGMGIGLVFWGVAEPTSHFHEPPIGEGETPQAARLALQYSFFHWGLHPWGIYTMVGMALAYFQFRKGTPGLFSSGCQPVLGRHATGGLGTTVDVIAVFATVFGVATSLGFGAVQISGGLSYVFDMPNTLTTQLAVIAIVTVLFMLSAQTGLQRGIKYLSNVNMILALSLLFFLLFLGPTHFIMTVFPSTFGNYIQNLPTMSLNLAPFRDSTWIHNWTLFYWAWWIAWAPFVGTFIARISKGRTVRQFVLGVLLVPSLFCAFWFTVFGGTGIALELFHDTPLKAIMETQGIEVLLFTVLEQYPMGTVMSLIAIFLIGTFFITSADSATFVLGSLTTNGSLNPPNRIKFTWGIIQSLSAAILLWSGGLKGLQTGAILAAFPFVFVIIILIISLLKSFKEEAR; from the coding sequence CTGAAATCAACCACCCTTGTCTTCAACATCTCCTGCGCCATGGCCTTTCTCTTTCTCCTTTGGGGCGCCATGGCCCCGAAACATTTAGCGAAAATAACCGGGACATTCCAAACAGCACTTCTTGATTCGTTTGGCTGGCTATATGTTCTGGCAGCAACAGGTTTTCTTGTTTGTGCATTCTGTCTGATCTTTTCTCGGTGGGGTGATATTCCGCTTGGTCCGGATGGAGCCAAGGCTGAATTTCCTCTCCACACCTGGTTTGCCATGCTGTTTTGTGCAGGCATGGGCATTGGGCTTGTATTCTGGGGAGTTGCCGAACCCACGTCCCATTTTCATGAACCGCCCATCGGCGAGGGAGAAACCCCGCAAGCGGCCCGCTTGGCACTGCAATATTCCTTTTTCCATTGGGGCCTTCATCCTTGGGGCATTTACACCATGGTGGGCATGGCCCTTGCCTATTTCCAATTTCGAAAAGGCACACCAGGACTGTTTAGCTCAGGTTGCCAGCCGGTTCTCGGCAGGCATGCCACTGGAGGGCTGGGAACCACCGTGGATGTCATCGCCGTCTTTGCCACGGTCTTCGGTGTGGCAACCTCACTGGGGTTTGGAGCGGTGCAAATCAGCGGTGGATTATCCTATGTTTTTGACATGCCGAATACCCTTACTACTCAATTAGCCGTTATCGCCATTGTGACCGTGCTTTTCATGCTCTCCGCTCAAACCGGACTCCAACGAGGCATCAAATACCTTAGTAATGTAAATATGATATTGGCGCTGTCTCTCCTGTTTTTCCTGCTATTTCTCGGGCCGACACACTTCATTATGACGGTGTTTCCCTCGACATTCGGAAACTACATCCAAAACCTTCCGACAATGAGCCTGAATCTGGCACCATTCCGAGATTCGACCTGGATTCACAACTGGACATTATTTTATTGGGCATGGTGGATCGCCTGGGCGCCATTTGTGGGCACCTTCATCGCGAGGATTTCAAAAGGGCGGACTGTGCGTCAATTCGTGTTGGGCGTATTGCTGGTTCCGTCACTCTTTTGTGCATTTTGGTTCACGGTTTTTGGCGGAACCGGTATTGCATTAGAACTGTTCCACGACACGCCCCTGAAAGCCATTATGGAAACGCAGGGCATCGAGGTCCTGCTATTTACGGTATTAGAGCAATATCCAATGGGCACGGTCATGTCGCTCATCGCCATTTTTTTGATTGGCACCTTTTTCATCACCTCAGCAGATTCGGCCACCTTCGTGCTAGGGTCACTCACCACCAACGGTAGCCTCAACCCACCCAACCGGATCAAATTCACCTGGGGAATTATTCAATCTCTGTCGGCGGCCATCCTCCTTTGGTCCGGCGGCCTCAAAGGCCTGCAAACCGGGGCTATCCTCGCCGCCTTTCCGTTTGTCTTTGTCATCATTATCCTCATCATCTCCCTTCTCAAATCCTTCAAGGAGGAAGCTAGGTAG
- a CDS encoding HEAT repeat domain-containing protein — protein sequence MVDSVAEHISALDDEDWGVREDAAVALGRLGDPRSVQPLIRTLRDSDRAVREAATAALKALGEPAILSLGFCLQDLNPQVQESAACILADIANEQVLDPLLSAALNPNWIVRMSAAKGLSRIQNSQAIDTLILLLQDKVPAVREEAGRAIQAIGNTSIPKLLEKLKDQNWKIRLRAVEALTLLKPLEAVGHLMILVLEDSDTAVRQDAVRALGQIGDPRAIPLLLSSLALETPSLKLPSIEALGQLRSTEAIPMLIALVNSLPKEAYEDRMEGCTDPQYKEDLPPLEAAIRALGKIRDPQAIPTLIQALQSTLLRTEAAEALTQFGQTAVNPLLHLLKTTKNDNLRRHVLESLSHLGWRPGQIRI from the coding sequence ATGGTCGACTCAGTCGCTGAACATATTTCTGCCCTGGATGACGAGGATTGGGGGGTGCGCGAAGACGCTGCGGTAGCCCTCGGACGTCTTGGCGATCCCCGCAGCGTTCAGCCTTTAATTCGGACGCTTCGCGACTCGGACCGGGCCGTGCGGGAGGCCGCAACTGCAGCCCTAAAAGCGCTTGGCGAACCGGCCATTCTCTCATTAGGGTTTTGCCTTCAGGATTTGAATCCGCAGGTTCAGGAATCGGCTGCGTGCATCCTGGCCGATATTGCAAACGAACAGGTATTAGATCCCTTGTTGTCCGCGGCATTAAATCCTAACTGGATTGTGCGCATGTCGGCAGCCAAAGGCCTGAGTCGCATTCAGAATTCCCAAGCCATTGATACGTTGATTTTGCTTCTTCAGGACAAAGTGCCAGCCGTGCGAGAGGAGGCGGGACGGGCCATACAGGCCATCGGCAATACCAGCATTCCAAAACTGTTGGAAAAATTAAAGGATCAGAATTGGAAAATCCGGTTGCGGGCGGTGGAAGCGTTAACCCTGTTGAAACCCCTGGAAGCGGTAGGACATCTGATGATTCTGGTTCTCGAAGATTCCGATACAGCCGTACGCCAGGACGCCGTGCGAGCACTCGGACAGATTGGCGATCCCCGTGCCATTCCTTTATTGCTCTCGTCCCTTGCCCTCGAAACGCCATCACTCAAATTGCCCTCGATTGAAGCACTTGGCCAGCTCAGATCCACCGAAGCTATTCCCATGTTAATCGCATTGGTCAACTCGCTACCTAAGGAAGCCTATGAAGATCGCATGGAAGGATGCACCGATCCCCAATATAAAGAAGATCTCCCTCCCCTGGAAGCCGCCATCAGGGCCCTGGGAAAAATTCGTGACCCACAGGCTATTCCCACCCTTATTCAAGCGCTGCAGAGTACGCTCCTACGGACAGAAGCCGCCGAGGCCCTCACGCAGTTTGGCCAAACAGCCGTAAATCCATTGTTACATCTCTTAAAAACGACCAAGAATGACAATCTCCGTCGTCATGTGTTGGAATCCCTTTCTCACCTTGGCTGGAGGCCGGGACAGATTCGCATCTAA
- a CDS encoding HEAT repeat domain-containing protein, with protein MPKETFETIISELDHEEDWRRMRATSTCMKGGPKAVEAIIHAMATGSSHYKVEAAKMLARLRDPRAGQALAHVLKDEDEQVKQAAVDALEHMAGILDEATASALLEYLRDDTLQEKVTALLGVIPTSIGPLSERLKDPDPAIRLRAAEILAHLLDPRSANAFVDAMSDPDLRDLATDTLRKLGAIRDRVDQTMDDLRAVDESELKEGVRQEAVIQLHRIGRPIVEILIEYLEDDDWVVREAAADTLGKIGDIRAVEPLMIRLRSDKDTGVKEHALKSLGLIGDPRPVELFIEAIPVRPLRILAVEALEKVKDIEVLRPHMELFARLKTDRDGLISYNSGVILDKLEAATAQMNMAEETWAAKE; from the coding sequence ATGCCGAAGGAAACATTCGAAACTATCATTTCTGAACTGGATCATGAGGAAGACTGGCGCCGAATGCGGGCCACCTCCACCTGCATGAAAGGTGGACCCAAGGCCGTCGAGGCCATCATTCATGCCATGGCGACGGGCTCTTCTCATTACAAGGTGGAAGCGGCAAAAATGTTAGCCCGCCTACGGGATCCCCGAGCCGGTCAGGCTCTCGCTCATGTCCTGAAGGATGAGGATGAACAGGTGAAACAGGCAGCCGTCGATGCCTTGGAGCATATGGCTGGCATTTTGGATGAAGCCACCGCATCTGCACTCTTAGAATATTTACGCGACGATACTCTCCAGGAAAAAGTCACGGCCCTACTTGGTGTGATTCCCACTTCTATCGGCCCTCTGTCGGAACGGCTCAAAGATCCCGATCCGGCCATCCGTCTCCGGGCCGCAGAGATTCTCGCCCACCTCCTTGATCCTCGATCGGCAAATGCGTTTGTTGATGCCATGTCCGACCCCGATCTTCGTGACCTGGCCACCGATACCTTGCGCAAATTGGGCGCCATTAGGGACCGTGTCGATCAAACGATGGACGACCTGCGGGCGGTGGACGAATCCGAGTTGAAAGAAGGTGTCCGGCAAGAAGCCGTTATTCAACTGCATCGTATTGGACGGCCAATTGTTGAAATTCTCATTGAATACCTGGAAGACGATGACTGGGTGGTTCGGGAAGCCGCCGCTGACACCCTTGGTAAAATTGGCGATATTCGCGCAGTGGAACCGCTCATGATCCGGCTCCGGTCTGACAAAGATACGGGGGTGAAAGAACATGCGCTGAAATCCCTTGGGCTCATCGGCGATCCACGGCCGGTAGAATTATTCATTGAAGCCATTCCCGTTCGCCCTCTTCGCATACTCGCTGTCGAAGCCCTGGAGAAAGTGAAAGATATCGAAGTCCTGAGGCCCCATATGGAATTATTTGCCCGATTAAAAACCGACCGGGACGGCTTGATTTCCTATAATTCCGGGGTCATCCTTGACAAACTCGAGGCTGCCACTGCACAAATGAACATGGCTGAAGAGACCTGGGCCGCAAAGGAATAA
- a CDS encoding HEAT repeat domain-containing protein, producing the protein MTEGNHVDPLLSALRDDNEALRNHAASRLGEAGSEAIPKLINMFLEDDCVVREAATSALVQIGEPAVDPLIEALKDDEEWSVREQAATALGKLRAIKSVDPLIQALRLDKDGGVRTAAIWALERIGHPDAVPALVDALMDATLREDAARVLKKLGDSRATDALVEGLQASNWIVRRHAAEALGKIGDPRSLDPLIHALADEDWLVRRNAAESLARFKDSRAIDPLVPLLEDENEMVRDTAEGALASLGWTPGSSHS; encoded by the coding sequence ATGACGGAAGGTAACCACGTAGACCCCTTATTGTCGGCGCTTCGCGATGACAATGAAGCCCTTCGAAATCATGCCGCTTCTAGACTCGGAGAAGCCGGGTCAGAAGCAATTCCCAAGCTGATTAATATGTTTCTGGAAGACGATTGTGTGGTGCGTGAGGCAGCTACGAGTGCGTTGGTTCAAATTGGGGAACCAGCCGTTGATCCCCTGATCGAGGCGTTAAAAGATGATGAGGAATGGTCTGTTCGAGAACAGGCAGCCACCGCTCTCGGGAAACTCCGTGCCATTAAATCGGTGGACCCTTTGATACAAGCTCTCCGTCTTGACAAGGATGGAGGTGTGCGCACCGCTGCCATCTGGGCTTTAGAACGCATTGGGCATCCTGATGCCGTTCCCGCCTTGGTGGATGCTCTGATGGACGCAACTCTCCGTGAAGATGCCGCAAGAGTCTTAAAAAAATTGGGAGATTCCCGCGCAACTGATGCTCTGGTGGAGGGCTTACAGGCCTCAAACTGGATTGTGCGCCGGCACGCGGCAGAGGCGTTAGGGAAAATTGGCGATCCTCGCAGCTTAGATCCTTTAATTCATGCTCTGGCCGATGAGGACTGGTTGGTCCGTCGTAATGCCGCAGAATCCCTGGCTCGCTTCAAAGATAGTCGGGCCATCGATCCTTTGGTCCCCTTGCTCGAAGATGAAAATGAAATGGTCCGGGACACAGCCGAAGGTGCCCTGGCAAGCTTGGGATGGACACCCGGTTCTTCCCATTCATAG
- a CDS encoding HEAT repeat domain-containing protein encodes MANEAPAKLISIGPKSGTKKDGFNLVTENVTAINLETNQIEVELLAYDGKTVLMDVSEEAAEDLQKIKIGDGATLRVVEEDGKRIVKSFRIRSKDPNIQRADAALQDLTDTHWLNRKHAIEVLGELRVEAAVKPLVEMLSDEVGDVRQRAYEALIKIGAPCVPDVIPLLVSEDDDLRQSATEILRKIGKPAVEPLALALGEADEKLQKRIMKVLDRMGYKRK; translated from the coding sequence ATGGCTAATGAAGCACCCGCAAAGCTCATTTCGATCGGGCCCAAGAGTGGCACGAAAAAGGATGGGTTTAATCTTGTGACCGAGAACGTCACCGCGATCAATCTTGAGACAAACCAAATTGAGGTCGAGCTCCTGGCGTACGATGGGAAGACCGTTCTTATGGATGTCAGTGAAGAGGCCGCCGAAGACCTCCAAAAGATCAAAATCGGTGACGGGGCGACACTTCGTGTCGTGGAAGAAGACGGCAAACGAATCGTCAAAAGTTTTCGCATCCGCTCCAAGGACCCCAATATTCAACGAGCCGATGCTGCGCTGCAGGATCTTACCGATACGCACTGGCTCAATCGCAAGCATGCCATTGAAGTCCTTGGAGAACTCCGGGTAGAAGCCGCCGTGAAACCGTTGGTGGAAATGCTCAGTGATGAAGTCGGTGATGTCCGGCAGCGTGCCTATGAGGCTTTGATCAAAATAGGAGCACCCTGTGTCCCTGATGTCATACCGCTTTTGGTCTCCGAAGATGATGACCTTCGACAATCGGCAACCGAAATTCTTCGAAAAATTGGAAAACCGGCAGTGGAGCCTTTGGCTCTGGCATTAGGCGAAGCTGATGAAAAGCTTCAAAAACGCATCATGAAGGTGTTGGACCGCATGGGCTATAAACGCAAATAG
- a CDS encoding UDP-glucose dehydrogenase family protein, whose protein sequence is MYVSVIGTGYVGLVTGACFAEFGLNVLCMDTDAKRIAALEKGKVPFFEPGLSELVTKNLTAGRLRFTTDLHKAVDEALVIFIAVGTPSREDGSADLSFIDEVAKNVGTRMKGYKVVVTKSTVPVGTAKRIRSIIQANQESACNFGVVSNPEFLREGSAIEDFMRPNRVVIGADSPESVAIMKDLYRPLYILETPIVITDIPTAEMIKYASNVFLATKISFINEMANLCERVGADVQMVAKGMGLDKRIGSKFLHAGPGYGGSCFGKDTAALINIGNENDYEMTIAKATKRVNDDQRVRMMEKIRDAVGELRGKTIAILGLAFKPNTDDIRDSPALFLAEQIMKAGGIVRTYDPEALEISMKVLPTMVPCQDAYHTMEGADAVVLVTEWNQFRSLDFDRVRAAVNSRIFIDLRNVYEPQRMEEQGFYYISVGRKTVGTQPSQKS, encoded by the coding sequence ATGTATGTCAGCGTGATAGGAACGGGGTACGTGGGATTGGTCACAGGGGCTTGTTTTGCGGAATTTGGCTTGAACGTCCTATGTATGGACACGGATGCCAAGCGAATTGCGGCTTTAGAAAAAGGCAAAGTGCCATTTTTTGAGCCAGGCCTCTCCGAACTTGTGACCAAAAATCTGACGGCCGGCCGTCTTCGATTTACCACCGATTTACACAAAGCCGTCGATGAAGCCCTGGTCATTTTTATTGCCGTGGGAACCCCTTCCCGTGAGGACGGGTCTGCCGATCTGTCTTTTATCGATGAAGTGGCCAAAAATGTGGGAACCCGAATGAAAGGATATAAGGTGGTTGTGACCAAATCCACCGTGCCGGTCGGAACCGCCAAACGTATTCGATCGATTATTCAGGCGAATCAGGAATCGGCCTGTAATTTTGGCGTGGTCTCGAATCCTGAATTTCTTCGGGAGGGATCGGCCATTGAAGATTTCATGCGGCCCAATCGTGTGGTGATTGGAGCCGACAGTCCTGAATCGGTGGCGATTATGAAAGATTTGTACCGTCCCTTGTATATTCTTGAAACGCCTATTGTGATCACTGATATTCCAACCGCTGAAATGATCAAATACGCTTCGAATGTGTTTTTGGCCACGAAAATCTCATTTATTAATGAAATGGCCAACCTCTGCGAACGGGTTGGAGCCGATGTGCAAATGGTGGCCAAAGGGATGGGATTAGATAAACGAATCGGGTCGAAATTTCTGCATGCAGGTCCAGGATATGGAGGGTCGTGTTTTGGAAAAGATACTGCCGCACTGATCAATATCGGAAACGAAAATGATTATGAAATGACCATAGCCAAGGCCACCAAACGAGTGAACGACGATCAGCGAGTCCGGATGATGGAGAAAATACGAGATGCCGTCGGAGAGTTACGCGGGAAAACCATTGCCATACTCGGATTGGCCTTTAAACCTAACACGGACGATATTCGGGATTCGCCGGCCCTGTTCCTTGCAGAGCAGATCATGAAAGCGGGCGGGATCGTGCGGACCTACGATCCGGAGGCCTTGGAGATATCGATGAAGGTGTTGCCAACCATGGTCCCCTGTCAGGATGCCTATCACACCATGGAAGGGGCGGATGCCGTGGTGTTGGTCACGGAATGGAACCAATTTAGAAGCTTGGATTTTGACCGGGTTCGGGCTGCGGTGAACTCCCGGATTTTTATCGATCTTCGCAATGTCTATGAACCGCAACGGATGGAAGAGCAGGGATTTTATTATATTTCGGTGGGTCGAAAAACCGTGGGAACCCAACCTTCCCAAAAAAGCTAA